One genomic window of Solanum dulcamara chromosome 10, daSolDulc1.2, whole genome shotgun sequence includes the following:
- the LOC129905075 gene encoding uncharacterized protein LOC129905075 — MAKSNREVVSLMNPNVGMVETQVYDFTRINFQELHGSKLDENHQVFIEGIQRIVDIMGALLVEKEDLAAYQLKGVLKFGLINIRERDLGMLEEKLNKKARESKRENIDCGDISHSKTGSGGRQQFCQKSSGQNSSNTLTPKFNKYRAYNPRPQGVSSSGQTIPACKKCGKSHRGECLAGSGVCFGCGKMRHHVKDCPSVATRDGGGRP, encoded by the exons ATGGCAAAATCCAACCGAGAAGTAGTTTCTCTTATGAATCCAAATGTGGGTATGGTGGAAACACAAGTTTATGATTTCACTAGGATAAATTTCCAGGAGTTACATGGATCCAAGTTGGATGAGAATCATCAAGTGTTCATTGAAGGCATCCAAAGGATTGTTGATATCATGGGAGCGTTATTGGTAGAAAAGGAGGATTTGGCCGCTTACCAGCTTAAGGGAGTActtaaatttggtttgatcaatatAAGGGAGAGAGATCTAGGAATGTTG GAAGAGAAACTTAACAAAAAGGCTCGGGAGTCAAAGAGGGAAAATATCGATTGTGGTGACATTTCACACTCAAAGACCGGTAGTGGTGGCCGTCAACAGTTTTGCCAAAAGTCCTCTGGTCAAAATTCTTCTAACACTCTgactccaaagttcaacaaatataGGGCATATAACCCTAGGCCTCAAGGAGTATCTTCTAGTGGTCAGACTATCcctgcatgcaagaagtgtgggaagagcCATAGAGGAGAGTGCTTGGCAGGCTCGGGTGTATGCTTTGGGTGTGGTAAGATGCGTCACCATGTGAAAGATTGTCCTTCTGTTGCTACTAGAGATGGAGGTGGTCGTCCCTAG